A window from Alphaproteobacteria bacterium 33-17 encodes these proteins:
- a CDS encoding GTPase ObgE: MRFIDEAKVYIRSGNGGNGCVSFRREKFVEHGGPDGGNGGRGGDVVVIADRNLNTLIDYRFKQHFKARNGESGKGSNCSGKSQEPIIMKVPVGTQVFDEIGEEMLFDLDEHGKKVILAKGGKGGAGNAVFKSSTNQSPTEAVKGEEGIEMYVWLKLKVISDVGLVGLPNAGKSSMLSRVSRARPKVADYPFTTLEPHLGVVFMGYREFVMADIPGLIEGASEGVGLGDKFLKHIERCKILLHLIDVNQEDVCHTYDTIREELTNYSDQLDEKLEILALNKCDSLSEEEVEEKRNQLKEHTGKEVFTVSAASGQGVDDLLKYLGKILFAND, translated from the coding sequence ATGAGATTTATTGACGAGGCAAAAGTATACATACGTTCAGGTAACGGTGGTAATGGGTGTGTAAGCTTCAGAAGAGAAAAATTTGTTGAACATGGTGGCCCGGACGGCGGTAACGGTGGACGTGGTGGTGATGTTGTAGTAATTGCTGACCGTAATCTTAATACACTTATTGACTATCGCTTTAAACAACATTTTAAAGCAAGAAATGGTGAGTCAGGTAAAGGAAGTAACTGTAGTGGTAAGTCACAAGAGCCTATTATTATGAAAGTGCCAGTTGGAACTCAGGTTTTTGATGAAATTGGCGAAGAAATGCTTTTTGACCTTGATGAGCATGGTAAAAAAGTAATTTTAGCCAAAGGCGGAAAGGGAGGTGCAGGTAATGCTGTATTTAAAAGCTCTACAAACCAATCGCCAACCGAAGCTGTAAAAGGTGAAGAAGGCATCGAAATGTACGTGTGGCTCAAGCTAAAGGTGATTTCTGACGTAGGATTAGTTGGTCTTCCAAATGCCGGTAAGTCTAGTATGCTTTCAAGAGTATCTCGCGCAAGACCAAAAGTTGCCGATTATCCGTTTACAACACTTGAGCCTCATTTAGGTGTGGTATTCATGGGTTACAGAGAATTTGTAATGGCTGATATTCCAGGGTTAATTGAAGGTGCTAGTGAAGGGGTTGGTCTTGGAGATAAATTCTTAAAGCACATCGAGAGATGTAAGATCTTATTGCATTTAATTGACGTAAATCAGGAAGATGTTTGTCATACATACGACACTATTCGTGAAGAACTTACAAACTATTCAGATCAGCTTGATGAAAAACTTGAAATTCTTGCTTTAAATAAGTGCGATTCATTATCTGAGGAAGAAGTTGAAGAAAAAAGAAATCAGCTTAAAGAACATACAGGTAAGGAAGTTTTCACAGTTTCTGCTGCAAGCGGACAAGGCGTAGATGATTTATTAAAGTACCTAGGAAAGATTTTATTTGCCAATGATTAA
- a CDS encoding adenosylhomocysteinase: MQNDFKVKDINLAELGRKQITLAEREMPGLMKLREEYGQAKPLKGAKIAGCLHMTTQTAVLIETLIELGAEVRWSSCNIFSTVDSAAAAIAARNIPVFAWKGETEEEYEWCIKQTIAGANGWKPNMILDDGADLSLMLHNDYPEMFENIKGISEETTTGVQRLKQLEISGKLLAPVINVNDSVTKSKFDNLYGCRESLIDGIKRATDVMIAGKYALVVGYGDVGKGCADALRSNGAKVVIAEVDPICAMQAAMEGYEVNTVDDFISKADIVVTATGNIKVVTIDHMRGMKDGAIMCNIGHFDHEIEVSSLRNMKWNNIKPQVDEITMSDGKKLLLLAEGRLVNLGCATGHSSFVMSMSFTNQVLAQIELWNNNNKYQKKVYVLPKVLDEKVAKLHSDHLGIRLTKLTDEQAKYLSVPVNGPFKSDNYRY, from the coding sequence ATGCAGAATGATTTTAAAGTTAAAGATATCAATCTTGCAGAACTTGGACGTAAGCAAATTACTCTGGCAGAAAGAGAAATGCCAGGTCTTATGAAATTACGCGAGGAATATGGGCAAGCCAAGCCTTTAAAAGGTGCTAAAATTGCAGGTTGCCTGCATATGACAACTCAAACAGCTGTACTCATAGAAACTTTAATTGAACTTGGTGCAGAAGTAAGATGGAGTTCATGTAATATTTTCTCAACAGTTGATAGTGCTGCAGCTGCTATAGCAGCAAGAAATATACCTGTATTTGCATGGAAAGGTGAAACAGAAGAAGAATATGAATGGTGCATAAAACAAACTATTGCAGGTGCAAATGGCTGGAAGCCAAATATGATACTTGATGATGGAGCAGACCTAAGCCTAATGTTGCATAATGATTATCCTGAGATGTTTGAAAATATTAAGGGTATATCGGAAGAAACAACAACAGGTGTTCAAAGACTTAAGCAGTTAGAGATAAGTGGTAAACTTCTGGCTCCTGTAATAAACGTTAATGACTCTGTTACAAAATCTAAATTTGATAATTTATATGGTTGTAGAGAAAGCCTAATTGACGGTATTAAAAGAGCTACAGATGTTATGATAGCAGGTAAATATGCGCTCGTCGTAGGTTATGGTGACGTAGGAAAGGGATGTGCTGACGCACTTAGGTCTAATGGTGCAAAAGTAGTAATAGCTGAAGTTGACCCAATTTGTGCTATGCAGGCAGCGATGGAAGGGTATGAAGTAAATACTGTAGATGATTTTATTTCAAAAGCAGATATTGTTGTAACTGCTACAGGTAATATTAAAGTTGTGACTATTGACCACATGAGAGGCATGAAAGATGGTGCTATAATGTGTAACATTGGTCACTTTGACCATGAAATTGAAGTTTCATCGCTTCGTAATATGAAATGGAATAATATCAAGCCACAAGTAGATGAAATCACTATGAGTGATGGAAAAAAACTGCTTTTATTAGCTGAAGGCAGGCTTGTAAATTTAGGCTGCGCAACTGGTCATTCTAGTTTTGTAATGAGTATGTCATTTACAAATCAGGTTCTCGCTCAGATTGAACTTTGGAATAACAACAATAAATATCAGAAAAAAGTGTATGTTTTACCGAAAGTCCTTGACGAAAAAGTTGCAAAACTCCATTCTGATCATTTAGGAATAAGGCTTACAAAACTTACTGATGAACAAGCTAAATATTTATCAGTTCCAGTTAATGGCCCATTCAAATCGGATAACTATAGATATTAA